Proteins encoded together in one Apis cerana isolate GH-2021 linkage group LG4, AcerK_1.0, whole genome shotgun sequence window:
- the LOC107995649 gene encoding uncharacterized protein LOC107995649, with protein MFRTIAVVLAVALPLIQASSIDISQRSKYHLEFTSKDAVQQSKSLNPLLGERASEFIGDLSIGSHRSDEQLFYRELELNNPNSAVGSLELKLSVKNGILHYVGVANNPGSQAVVCDKSNILGSSEGIINIRLQGNSKANLFLVIAAH; from the exons ATGTTCCGCACAATTGCCGTTGTCCTCGCCGTGGCCCTGCCACTGATTCAGGCCTCCTCTATCGATATTTCTCAGAGAAGCAAATACCATTTGGAATTCACCAGCAAAGATGCCGTGCAACAGAGTAAATCG tTGAATCCTTTACTTGGAGAACGCGCGAGTGAATTCATTGGCGACCTCTCTATAGGTTCACACCGCTCAGACGAACAACTTTTTTACCGGGAACTCGAATTGAATAATCCCAATTCTGCAGTTGGTTCCTTGGAATTGAAATTGTCTGTTAAGAAcg GAATCCTCCACTATGTCGGTGTTGCAAATAATCCTGGCAGCCAAGCAGTTGTCTGCgacaaatcaaatattttagggTCAAGCGAAGGTATCATTAACATTCGTCTTCAAGGAAATAGCAAAGCTAATCTATTTTTAGTCATTGCTGCTCATTAa